The Pseudomonadota bacterium DNA window CGTTGCCGCAAGCAACGCGGTCGATCTCCAGCAACGCACGCGCGGTGGCGGCTGCGGCATCGAGGTTACGGTGTTCGTGTCGGGCGAACCCGAAGGCACTACGGTCGTACGGCCGAAGCTCCCTGCCAGCCGTATGGAAGATGCCGCGGGTATAGAAGGCAGCGGTGTGGTAGCCGTAGGCACCCAGGGCCGTCGCCAGGGTGGCCTTGGGAAGCGGCTCTTTCAACTCAACCGTCTCGTGCAGGTACTCCGACGCCATCAGCGATGCAAGGGAGAAGCTGGAATGTGGAGCCTGCGCATACGCTCGTTCGAAGACGACCGCCTGGCGAGAGAGGGCGTCCATGTTCGGTGAGACCGGCCGCCCATAGCCGTAGGTTCCAAGGTGATCCGCCCGCAGTGCGTCGATCGTGATGAGCAGGATGTGCGCATTGGGCAGATCGATGTAGGTCCCCGAGAGGGAGTCCGCGTGTTGCTCGCGCGCGAGCCGCGCCGCCCGGGCACGCGCCACGGCACTCGATGGTCTCTGGCGCTGGCGGAGGAGCAAGGGCTCAGCTGCCAGCAGAAGCGCGCGGGAGTTCGAAGCTCGAGGATCGAGGAGTGCGACGCGCAGATTCTGGTGCCGGTCGAGGGTCAGCAGATTGGCACCAAGCACGAGCGGCGAGATGCACAACGCAGTCAGTCCGCAGGGGACCAGCCCATGACGAGCTCTTCGTCCGCGGCGGCCCGCCAAACAAACCACCGTCATGAGCGCGAAAGTAAAGGCACTGATCACGCTGACGGTGGCGTGTGCATGGGAGTAGAGCCGCGGCAGGACCAGCTGATTGATCTTGCACAACACAAAGCCGGCCAGCAGCAGGCAGCCGGCGAGTCCTGCCCGTTTCGGTCCTGTCGCGTCTTCGGCTTCGCGCACCAGTACTTGGGCGAGGCGAAGCGCAAGCCAGGTACCGGCGAACAGGGCGCCCACGACGAAGGCTTCGAGCAGCGGCCGGCCCGGCAATTCGGATGCTTTGGGTCCGGCAAACGAAAGATGGCCAACGACGATCGTGCCGGGCAATAGCAGCAGGCTGCCGCTCGTGGCAAGCCAGCGCTCGTCTGCCGAGGCCAACCGCTGCGCCGCTAGACCCAGCAAGGCGCCTGCCACGGCTCCCGCAGGGGGCTGAAAGCAGAGCAATCTCCCGAACAGCAGCATTCGATCGGCCCATCCATCGAGCCAGAGCCAAACAGCCCCAAAGTCGTTGAGGGCGGTCAGAGTACCTGCCACCGCACCTACCGTGGCCCCGAGCGCCAGGACGTCTGTTGATCCTGGGCGCCCTGATCGTGAATCGCTCCCTCTCGCACACACAACGACCAGACCCAATCGGTCAAGCGAAAGACTCGGAGTGAACGCTACAGGTGGGACCCGTTCGACAATAACTCTCCCGCTTCGTCGAGGTCCGGGCGCTCCTGGCAAGGCGCGACGACTAGCAATACTAGGCCTTCAACCGCGTGATCTCGATCGCCATCGCGGCCGGTCTGGCGCCGTCTGCCGCGTTCTCCTCCTCGAAATGGGACCTGCCATTCCTTGTGTCGCCGTCCTTGCATCCGGCACCAGCTCGACCGCGATCATCGACCAATGTCACGCGGTTGAAGCGACCAGTCCGGAGGCGCCGACCGGATTCGAACCGGTGAATGGAGGTTTTGCAAACCTCTGCCTTACCACTTGGCTACGGCGCCTTGAGACCCGACCCTTTAGCGCGCCGGCGTCAGCTTGTCGATGACCCGCTTCGGGTCCGTCAGGGGCCGGCCCCAGCACCGACTCGTTGGGCGGGCCAGGTCAGCGGCGACTGGCCGCTTGGGACGTCCGACGCTTCGTTTTCTTGCGGGTAGCCTTGGTACGCGCGCCTTTGCGCCGACCACGCCGGGAAGCCTCCCTGGCCTCCTGCGCAGCGCCCTTGCCATTCTGTATGTTGATACCAAGCAGTTTCCACGCGTCAGCGTCAAACGAGTATGCGGCCTGGGTGCGGCTTACGATCTCGGAAGCCTCCGGTGGCAGTTCGCCCTTTGGAGCCTTGACCCCGCTCTTGCGAATCGACGAAACCGTCTCGCCGAGCCGGAGCAATTCGTGGGCCCGCGTCACGATCTCGATCGCCTTGAGCGGCTCCCCACCCTTCCCTTCTTTCAACTCCTTGAGCAGCCTCTGGCGTCGCTTTTCCGTACGACCGTCAAGCTTCTTGCCGCTCTGGCTCTTTCCGCTGAAAAGGGTGTTTAGTTGGCGAGCTACTCGTCGTTTCTCGATGGCTTCTGCGCTACCACGCCCCCCGGCTGATTTCCGTGCTCGGGCCATTGTGGATCCTCCCTTTGGGCGACGCAGGGTTGCCGAATGCGCCGTTGAAGTTGACTCTGCAGGTGACATTGATATGGAATACTCTCCAAGATAGAGGTGTCGTATAACACATCCGCGGCTGCGTCCACCGTCCTGGCGTCCTTATTGGGATTATTTCCTCCCGTTTCAGGTTGCGGTTGCCTACCGCGAACGAGCGATCTTGCATGATCGTCTAGGCTTGACGGCTGGCGAAGACGCGCAAAAAAATGCACACTGGTGGAGCGACGCGGAAGCTCGATTCGGCAACCGTTCACCGGTATTCCTCGTCATCGCGCCTTGCCAGCGGCCCCCGGCCCTCGCCGATCGGGAGCAGTGGTTTTGGCGCGCCCATAGGGTCGAGTTCGGCAATTCTGGTGATGCGAAATCCCCGCGAAAACTGGCAGTTCAAGGCGCGACGACAACCGATACCCTTTGCCGGAGGCGCAGGGCGAAGTTGTCGGTTGGACAGGAGCAACGGCAGCCGCTATGGAACGGAGCCTCAAAGGCGACGGTAATCCTCGCGCGTCGAGGGCTGGTTGGCTGCCGCACGGTCTCGCCATGGTAGCTTCTTCATGGTAGCGGTCCAAGCCCAGACGGCCGTCAGGGATTGATGTGGCGGTGGAAATGCGGCTCGTTTCTTGGCATGCTTTGAAGCCATGACGTCAACCCAGCAAGAGATCGAGGTGGGCTACGACATCTCCAACGACTTCTTTCGTCTATGGCTCGACGACCAGATGCACTATACCTCCGCGAGCTATCTCACGGGGAAGGAAAGCCTGGAGGAGGCCCAGGTCAAAAAATGCAGGATCCTGTACGACTACGCCGAAGTGGACAGCGATAAGTTGGTGCTCGACATAGGCTGCGGCTGGGGCGCTAATCTGGCCTACCTCGTATCGAGAGGCACCAAGCGAGTCCACGGGATTACGCTCTCTCCTGCTCAGCACGCCGAGATCCAGTCGCGTCGCTTGCGAGGCGCCAGCGCTTGGTGCGTCGACTACAAGGACTATCGACCCACCGAGAAGTACGACGCTCTGCAGTCGCTGGAGATGATCGATCACCTGTGTTCGCCGGCTCAATCTCACGATGGCCTCGCGATCGAGATCTATCGCGAGTACTTCCGCAAGTGCGCGAGCTGGGTGAAGCCAGGTGCATGCTTTGGTTTTCAGGCGATTCTGAGAAACCGCGTTCCCCGGGATCGGAAGGACCTGGCTGACCTGCAGTTCACCGCGGACGTCATCTTTCCAGGAGGGCTCAACTCACGCTTGGAGGAGCTTGTCGCGGCAGTCAATCCATACTGGGAAATAGTAGAACTTCGGACTCAGCGGGAGAGCTACGGGCGGACAACTGGCGAATGGTTGCGACGTTTGAGAGCGCACGAGGACACGATAAGGCAACGATGGGGGGACGAAGTTTTTAGCGACTACGTACGCTACCTAGGCACCGCTGTCAGGGCGTTCGAGAATCACTGGTCCAGCGATGTCCAGATGAAGCTACGGCACATCGCGGGCTGACCAGCCCTGGATGGGAACGAACATGGCAAACGACAGTTTCTCGAGCCGTCACCCGCTGCAGTTGGCCGAGGGCCGAGTCACGATATTTCGGCTCGATGCCCTGTCGAAGGCTGGACTCGGGGAGGTAGAGAGGCTGCCCTACTCAATCCGGGTGCTGTTGGAGAACCTGCTGCGTCATGAAGACGGGGTCACGGTTCGTCCCGAGGATATCGAGAGGGCCGCCCGGTGGGACGCGGCAGCAGCACCCAAGCAGGAAATAGGGTATCGACCGGCGCGCGTGCTGCTGCAGGATTTCACGGGTGTTCCGGCAGTCGCGGATCTGGCGGCCATGCGCGAAGCCTTCGCGGAGATGGGAGGCGATCCCGCCCGCATCGATCCGCTGCAGCCGGTGGATCTGGTGATCGACCATTCTGTGCAAGTTGACTCGTATGGCAGCAAGCGCGCTTTCGAAGACAACGTGAGGCTCGAGTTCGAACGGAACGCCGAGCGCTATCTCTTCTTGCGTTGGGGGCAAAGCGCGTTTCGGGGCCTGCGTGTTGTGCCCCCGGGCACCGGCATCGTTCATCAAGTCAATCTCGAGTACCTGGCGTCCGTGGTTTTCGCCTCGAAAGGTGATGGTGAAACCCTGGCCTACCCGGACACGCTGGTGGGCACCGATTCACATACGACGATGGTGAATGGTCTGGGAGTCTTGGGCTGGGGTGTGGGTGGAATCGAGGCGGAAGCAGCCATGCTGGGGCAAGCCATATCCATGCTGCTGCCTCAGGTGGTCGGCTGCAAGCTCAAAGGAAGTCTCGGTGAGGGCGTGACCGCGACCGACCTGGTGCTCACCGTGACCGAGATGCTGCGGGCTCGAGGCGTGGTCGGCAAGTTTGTCGAGTTCTATGGTGAGGGACTGAGCGAGTTGTCCCTCCCGAATCGAGCCACCATCGCCAACATGGCCCCCGAGTACGGGGCTACCTGTGGCTTCTTCCCCGTCGACGACGAAACGCTGGACTACCTGCGCTTCACTGGACGTGATCCGGGTCAGATCGACTTGGTCGAACGCTATTGTAAGGAACAGGCTCTCTTTCGGACGGCGCAGTCGCTCACACCTCGATTCAGCGAAACGCTCGAGCTTGACCTTGGCGACGTGGAGAGCTCGCTTGCAGGGCCTCGGCGGCCCCAGGATCGGATCCTACTGAGACGAGCGAAGGCGGCATGGAGCGCCGCGGCGACGGAGATGCTCAGCGGCGAGGGCCCCGACGCGCCGCATGCGAGCGTCGAAACGGTCACCGAGCGTGGTGCGTTCACCCTTCGCCACGGCAGCGTGGTTATTGCGGCGATCACCAGCTGCACGAACACCTCGAACCCTGCTGTCTTGATAGCCGCCGGGCTTGTGGCAAGGAAGGCCAGCGAAAGGGGACTGCGCAGCAAGCCGTGGGTCAAGACCAGCTTCGCACCCGGATCGCAGGTGGTCAGCGACTACCTCACCGAAGCCGGTCTGATGGAGCCGCTGCAGATGCTCGGTTTTCACCTCGTTGGTTTTGGCTGTACCACCTGTATCGGCAATTCGGGGCCCCTGGATGCCGCCATCGTGGAGGGCATCAGGAGCGGGAACCTCATCGCCGCTGCGGTGCTGTCCGGAAACCGGAACTTCGAGGGCAGGATCAATCCGGCCGTACGGGCGAACTACCTGGCCTCGCCGCCGCTGGTCGTGGCCTATGCACTCGCCGGCCACATGGATTTCGATTTCGAGCAGGACCCACTCGGTAGCGGGTCACGGGGCGAGCCGATCTTCCTGAGGGATA harbors:
- a CDS encoding class I SAM-dependent methyltransferase, encoding MTSTQQEIEVGYDISNDFFRLWLDDQMHYTSASYLTGKESLEEAQVKKCRILYDYAEVDSDKLVLDIGCGWGANLAYLVSRGTKRVHGITLSPAQHAEIQSRRLRGASAWCVDYKDYRPTEKYDALQSLEMIDHLCSPAQSHDGLAIEIYREYFRKCASWVKPGACFGFQAILRNRVPRDRKDLADLQFTADVIFPGGLNSRLEELVAAVNPYWEIVELRTQRESYGRTTGEWLRRLRAHEDTIRQRWGDEVFSDYVRYLGTAVRAFENHWSSDVQMKLRHIAG
- the acnA gene encoding aconitate hydratase AcnA, which produces MGTNMANDSFSSRHPLQLAEGRVTIFRLDALSKAGLGEVERLPYSIRVLLENLLRHEDGVTVRPEDIERAARWDAAAAPKQEIGYRPARVLLQDFTGVPAVADLAAMREAFAEMGGDPARIDPLQPVDLVIDHSVQVDSYGSKRAFEDNVRLEFERNAERYLFLRWGQSAFRGLRVVPPGTGIVHQVNLEYLASVVFASKGDGETLAYPDTLVGTDSHTTMVNGLGVLGWGVGGIEAEAAMLGQAISMLLPQVVGCKLKGSLGEGVTATDLVLTVTEMLRARGVVGKFVEFYGEGLSELSLPNRATIANMAPEYGATCGFFPVDDETLDYLRFTGRDPGQIDLVERYCKEQALFRTAQSLTPRFSETLELDLGDVESSLAGPRRPQDRILLRRAKAAWSAAATEMLSGEGPDAPHASVETVTERGAFTLRHGSVVIAAITSCTNTSNPAVLIAAGLVARKASERGLRSKPWVKTSFAPGSQVVSDYLTEAGLMEPLQMLGFHLVGFGCTTCIGNSGPLDAAIVEGIRSGNLIAAAVLSGNRNFEGRINPAVRANYLASPPLVVAYALAGHMDFDFEQDPLGSGSRGEPIFLRDIWPSEREIRETMRCAVKSEMFKRRYANVFEGPEQWRELAVPTGSTYAWDQRSTYARKPPFFENVTRGQPAPPSDVAGARVLVMVGDTTTTDHISPAGGIALGSPAAEYLQERGVRPRDFNSYGSRRGNHEIMVRGTFANIRLRNELAPGSEGGVTRLFPEGEHMSVYEASVRYQARRVPLLVLAGKEYGTGSSRDWAAKGTKLLGVRAVIAESYERIHRSNLIGMGVLPLEFDSGQSRMSLGLSGEELYSIEGIASGLRPGCVLTVKADGRQFQVTARLDTPREVEYYLHGGILEYVLRQLAP